In the genome of Nocardioides marmoribigeumensis, one region contains:
- a CDS encoding sensor histidine kinase, which translates to MSSRDRFVPAVAGLAVLLVGIVIVALLRGAEQDGTHALEDAKQAQVQTTAQSFDARVVSTFQSLSGLGSRPWELTLRSKADQAVLDTFTIDPDAESGSFLVDKQDRIVSGTLLRPGKLGSTYDAPGWEQAKTKLASAPAVMLPVADSGVTSELPSYAFAVAIRDPKDPSSVRGAFVFEGALSKDSAFNQEIQGLADTSASTESWRFVDDSGRVVATSTATGLGEKVPASLVGLAPGKHEIGDDLVFSADVPSVGWRVMFTQQKDEFVGPLAGPLQTVGLILIVVLLATGLLLTVVLARRLRQEREERRRLQELTRSQEEFISVVSHELRTPVSGVLGFLQTSLDHWDGMDDGERRNAVSRAFLNARRLQAMTRDVLDTESLESGRFGYVMGPVDLADEVRTAADAFGPSGVEISVPVDAVPVEGDADRLQQVLTNLLDNARRSAPADTPVRVDLGLDGDLARLTVEDSGSGIDPDQLERIFDKFVRGREGAVSGTGLGLYIARQIVEAHHGRIWAESRPGQTRFVVELPLSRVAAPRLATP; encoded by the coding sequence ATGTCCTCACGTGACCGCTTCGTCCCGGCCGTCGCCGGGCTCGCCGTCCTCCTGGTCGGGATCGTCATCGTCGCCCTGCTGCGAGGGGCCGAGCAGGACGGCACCCACGCCCTCGAGGACGCCAAGCAGGCGCAGGTGCAGACCACCGCCCAGAGCTTCGACGCCCGCGTGGTGTCCACGTTCCAGTCGCTGTCGGGGCTGGGCTCGCGACCCTGGGAGCTCACCTTGCGCAGCAAGGCCGACCAGGCCGTCCTCGACACCTTCACCATCGACCCCGATGCCGAGTCGGGCAGCTTCCTGGTCGACAAGCAGGACCGGATCGTCAGCGGCACGCTCCTGCGCCCGGGCAAGCTCGGGTCGACGTACGACGCCCCGGGCTGGGAGCAGGCCAAGACCAAGCTGGCCTCGGCCCCCGCGGTCATGCTGCCGGTGGCCGACTCGGGCGTGACCAGCGAGCTGCCGTCCTACGCCTTCGCGGTCGCGATCCGCGACCCCAAGGACCCGAGCAGCGTGCGCGGCGCCTTCGTCTTCGAGGGGGCGCTGAGCAAGGACTCCGCGTTCAACCAGGAGATCCAGGGGCTCGCTGACACCAGCGCCAGCACCGAGAGCTGGCGCTTCGTCGACGACAGCGGCCGGGTCGTGGCCACCTCGACGGCCACCGGGCTCGGCGAGAAGGTGCCTGCCTCCCTGGTCGGGCTCGCGCCCGGCAAGCACGAGATCGGCGACGACCTCGTCTTCAGCGCCGACGTCCCGTCGGTGGGGTGGCGCGTGATGTTCACCCAGCAGAAGGACGAGTTCGTCGGCCCCCTCGCCGGCCCCCTGCAGACCGTCGGGCTGATCCTCATCGTCGTGCTGCTGGCGACCGGACTGCTGCTGACCGTCGTGCTGGCGCGGCGGCTGCGCCAGGAGCGCGAGGAGCGTCGTCGCCTCCAGGAGCTGACCCGGTCGCAGGAGGAGTTCATCTCGGTGGTCTCCCACGAGCTGCGCACGCCGGTCTCCGGGGTCCTCGGCTTCCTGCAGACCAGCCTCGACCACTGGGACGGCATGGACGACGGCGAGCGGCGCAACGCGGTCAGCCGGGCGTTCCTCAACGCCCGCAGGCTCCAGGCGATGACCCGGGACGTGCTCGACACCGAGAGCCTGGAGTCCGGTCGCTTCGGCTACGTGATGGGCCCGGTCGACCTCGCCGACGAGGTCCGCACCGCCGCCGACGCGTTCGGTCCCAGCGGGGTCGAGATCTCCGTGCCCGTGGACGCCGTGCCCGTGGAGGGCGACGCCGACCGGCTCCAGCAGGTGCTCACCAACCTGCTCGACAACGCCCGCCGCAGCGCGCCGGCCGACACCCCTGTCCGCGTCGACCTGGGCCTCGACGGCGACCTCGCCCGTCTCACCGTCGAGGACAGCGGCAGCGGCATCGACCCCGACCAGCTGGAGCGGATCTTCGACAAGTTCGTCCGCGGCCGCGAAGGCGCGGTGTCCGGCACCGGACTCGGGCTCTACATCGCGCGCCAGATCGTCGAGGCCCACCACGGACGCATCT
- a CDS encoding sensor histidine kinase: MGEGTGLGLVSKVVAAVVALVGVLAGVAVVLSAQHTAGLEADNRTRAAAANAVPVVAAALRSAMTTVETGGGSGAREVELDQVRAEGIPADLVVQARDTGKALLADTGLVVAPHYGAPAPPESVAARRDAFVGLYVAPVRIASTLSRLRPPDGGVTITGPSRMVGSIGGTRPGDASSYTVTLSTALAPGWDVTVWTPGGQAGPGAWLVAALCVLAGLLGGLWVVRRGRVVADTAAELDQLRHQSSVLAGLAGVAQRSLDLADVLPAVTTQLSDALGLRGISLTTPTRDGEERAFFRNGELPTPAPGSALPESVPPGRSLSLLLARGGRTIARLNVLAGRPLDAEDMATLEAAGEILTSALTNAEAFAQQREALQRLRSVDELKTVFLATASHELRTPVGVISGFAELLSAHVETLSAQKVREYAARIDATAQQLGSLVENLLDFSRMERGIVGQGEQDDLDLGDTVRRILDEHQDLSAHHEVVLATAPELVVRGTEHAVERVLTNLVGNAAKYSPAGTTIRVHVREEGGKAVLHVDDEGAGVAPADRDQVFSRFYRGSGDAVTNTRGAGLGLAIVHEFAASMGGVASVTEAPSGGARFTVRFPLADRTDPSLPATRAPAEGTTDVLT; this comes from the coding sequence GTGGGTGAGGGCACCGGGCTCGGACTGGTCTCCAAGGTCGTCGCCGCGGTCGTGGCCCTGGTCGGCGTGCTCGCCGGGGTCGCGGTGGTGCTCTCCGCCCAGCACACCGCCGGCCTCGAGGCCGACAACCGCACCCGTGCGGCTGCGGCCAACGCGGTCCCCGTCGTCGCGGCGGCCCTGCGCAGCGCGATGACCACCGTCGAGACGGGTGGCGGCAGCGGCGCGCGGGAGGTCGAGCTCGACCAGGTCCGGGCGGAAGGCATCCCGGCCGATCTCGTCGTGCAGGCGCGGGACACCGGCAAGGCCCTCCTGGCGGACACCGGCCTCGTCGTCGCCCCCCACTACGGCGCCCCGGCCCCGCCCGAGAGCGTCGCCGCGCGACGGGACGCCTTCGTCGGCCTGTACGTCGCCCCTGTGCGCATCGCCTCCACCCTGAGCCGGCTGCGTCCCCCGGACGGCGGGGTCACGATCACCGGCCCCTCACGGATGGTCGGTTCGATCGGTGGCACCCGGCCCGGCGACGCGTCGTCGTACACGGTGACGCTCTCGACCGCCCTCGCGCCGGGGTGGGACGTCACCGTCTGGACCCCGGGCGGGCAGGCGGGTCCGGGGGCGTGGCTGGTGGCCGCCCTCTGCGTCCTCGCCGGGCTGCTCGGCGGCCTGTGGGTCGTGCGCCGAGGCCGCGTCGTCGCCGACACCGCGGCCGAGCTCGACCAGCTGCGGCACCAGAGCAGCGTGCTGGCGGGGTTGGCCGGCGTCGCACAGCGCAGCCTCGACCTGGCCGACGTGCTGCCCGCGGTCACGACCCAGCTGAGCGACGCCCTGGGCCTGCGCGGCATCTCCCTGACCACGCCGACCCGGGACGGCGAGGAGCGGGCGTTCTTCCGCAACGGCGAGCTGCCGACGCCCGCCCCCGGCTCCGCGCTCCCCGAGAGCGTCCCTCCGGGCCGGTCGCTGTCCCTCCTGCTCGCCCGGGGCGGGCGGACGATCGCGCGGCTCAACGTGCTGGCAGGGCGCCCCCTCGACGCCGAGGACATGGCCACGCTCGAGGCCGCCGGCGAGATCCTCACCTCCGCGCTCACCAACGCGGAGGCGTTCGCCCAGCAGCGGGAGGCGCTGCAGCGCCTGCGCTCGGTCGACGAGCTCAAGACCGTGTTCCTCGCCACCGCCTCCCACGAGCTGAGGACCCCCGTCGGCGTCATCTCGGGCTTCGCCGAGCTGCTGTCGGCCCACGTGGAGACCCTCAGCGCGCAGAAGGTCCGGGAGTACGCCGCCCGCATCGACGCCACCGCCCAGCAGCTGGGCTCCCTGGTGGAGAACCTCCTCGACTTCTCGCGGATGGAGCGCGGCATCGTCGGGCAGGGCGAGCAGGACGACCTCGACCTGGGCGACACCGTGCGTCGCATCCTCGACGAGCACCAGGACCTCTCGGCCCACCACGAGGTCGTCCTGGCCACGGCGCCCGAGCTCGTGGTCAGGGGCACCGAGCACGCCGTCGAGCGGGTGCTGACCAACCTCGTGGGCAACGCCGCGAAGTACTCCCCCGCCGGCACCACGATCCGGGTGCACGTCCGCGAGGAGGGCGGCAAGGCCGTGCTCCACGTCGACGACGAGGGCGCCGGGGTGGCGCCCGCCGACCGCGACCAGGTGTTCAGCCGCTTCTACCGCGGCAGTGGCGACGCGGTGACCAACACCCGTGGCGCCGGTCTCGGGCTCGCGATCGTCCACGAGTTCGCGGCCTCCATGGGCGGTGTCGCGTCGGTGACGGAGGCCCCGTCGGGCGGCGCCCGCTTCACCGTCAGGTTCCCGCTCGCCGACCGGACCGACCCCTCGTTGCCCGCCACGCGGGCCCCTGCCGAAGGAACGACCGATGTCCTCACGTGA
- a CDS encoding response regulator, with protein MRVVIADNDPDALELALTDLRLEGHEVHPATDAAGARALVETVGPDVVVLDHRMPPGPTGLELAEELVGVGTTARIVIYSNYQDPTLRARAALIDVPFLAKGNLRTLRAAVEGQVHGG; from the coding sequence ATGCGCGTGGTCATCGCCGACAACGACCCCGACGCCCTCGAGCTCGCGCTGACCGACCTCCGCCTCGAGGGTCACGAGGTGCACCCGGCCACCGACGCCGCCGGCGCGCGCGCCCTGGTCGAGACGGTCGGTCCCGACGTCGTGGTCCTCGACCACCGCATGCCGCCCGGCCCCACCGGGCTGGAGCTGGCCGAGGAGCTGGTCGGCGTCGGCACGACCGCCCGGATCGTCATCTACAGCAACTACCAGGACCCCACGCTCCGTGCCCGCGCGGCACTGATCGACGTCCCCTTCCTGGCCAAGGGCAACCTGCGCACGCTCCGTGCCGCGGTGGAGGGGCAGGTCCACGGTGGGTGA
- the purD gene encoding phosphoribosylamine--glycine ligase translates to MRTLVIGTGGREHALALALSRDPGVSEVHVAPGNPGMSQVATLHPVDPMDGEAVAALATRLGVDLVVVGPEAPLVAGVGDAVRAAGISCFGPTAEAARLEGSKAFAKDVMAAAEVPTAMARVCTTPEQAADALDAFGAPYVVKDDGLAAGKGVVVTEDREVALAHAAACERVVIEEFLDGPEVSLFAITDGETVYPLQPAQDFKRALDGDQGPNTGGMGAYTPLPWAPPGLVDEVTERVLVPTVREMDRRGAPFAGLLYAGLALTKRGVRVVEFNARFGDPETQALLQRLSSPLGVLLKAAADGRLDEVDPPRWGGGAAVTVVIASAGYPESARRGDVITGIEDAESVEGVDVIHSGTASQDGGVVTAGGRVLAVTAVGDDVADARSRAYDAVGRIHFDGAQHRTDIAQGV, encoded by the coding sequence GTGAGGACCCTCGTGATCGGCACCGGTGGCCGCGAGCACGCGCTCGCCCTGGCGTTGTCCCGGGACCCCGGGGTGAGCGAGGTCCACGTGGCGCCCGGCAACCCCGGCATGAGCCAGGTGGCGACCCTCCACCCGGTGGACCCGATGGACGGCGAGGCCGTGGCGGCGCTGGCCACCCGGCTCGGCGTCGACCTGGTCGTCGTGGGTCCCGAGGCCCCCCTCGTGGCCGGGGTCGGGGACGCCGTCCGCGCGGCCGGCATCTCCTGCTTCGGGCCGACCGCGGAGGCCGCTCGGCTCGAGGGCTCCAAGGCCTTCGCCAAGGACGTCATGGCCGCCGCGGAGGTCCCCACCGCGATGGCTCGCGTCTGCACGACCCCCGAGCAGGCCGCGGACGCGCTCGACGCCTTCGGGGCGCCGTACGTCGTGAAGGACGACGGTCTCGCCGCGGGCAAGGGCGTCGTGGTGACCGAGGACCGCGAGGTCGCGCTCGCCCACGCGGCGGCGTGCGAGCGCGTGGTCATCGAGGAGTTCCTCGACGGACCCGAGGTGTCGCTCTTCGCGATCACCGACGGCGAGACCGTCTACCCCCTCCAGCCCGCGCAGGACTTCAAACGCGCCCTCGACGGCGACCAGGGACCCAACACCGGGGGGATGGGCGCCTACACCCCGCTGCCCTGGGCGCCGCCCGGGCTCGTGGACGAGGTCACCGAGCGGGTGCTGGTCCCGACCGTGCGCGAGATGGACCGTCGGGGAGCCCCGTTCGCGGGGCTGCTCTACGCCGGGCTCGCGCTGACCAAGCGGGGCGTGCGGGTCGTCGAGTTCAACGCCCGCTTCGGCGACCCGGAGACCCAGGCCCTGCTGCAGCGGCTGTCCTCCCCGCTCGGGGTCCTCCTCAAGGCCGCCGCCGACGGCCGGCTCGACGAGGTCGACCCGCCGCGCTGGGGAGGGGGCGCCGCGGTCACCGTGGTGATCGCCTCGGCCGGCTACCCCGAGTCCGCGCGCAGGGGCGACGTGATCACCGGCATCGAGGACGCCGAGTCCGTCGAGGGTGTCGACGTGATCCACTCCGGCACCGCCTCGCAGGACGGCGGCGTCGTGACCGCCGGCGGTCGTGTGCTGGCCGTGACCGCGGTCGGCGACGACGTCGCCGATGCCCGCTCCCGCGCGTACGACGCCGTGGGCCGCATCCACTTCGACGGCGCCCAGCACCGCACCGACATCGCCCAGGGAGTCTGA
- the purB gene encoding adenylosuccinate lyase: MTVPNVLATRYAAADLAAIWSPEHKIVLERRLWIAVLEAQRDLGVAVPDGVVEAYEAVVDQVDLASIAARERITRHDVKARIEEFCALAGHEHIHKGMTSRDLTENVEQLQVLSSLRLVRDRAVAALARLARLAAEHQATVMAGRSHNVAAQATTLGKRFATVADEMLVAVQRLEELAARYPLRGIKGPVGTSQDMLDLLDGDTTRLAELEQRVAAHLGFEQVLTSVGQVYPRSLDFEVVSALVQLVAGPSNLATTIRLMAGIELVTEGFKEGQVGSSAMPHKMNTRSCERVNGLAVILRGHLSMVGELAGDQWNEGDVSCSVVRRVALPDAFFATDGLFQTFLTVLDEFGAFPAVIQRELDRYLPFLATTKVLMAAVRAGVGRETAHEAIKKAAVGVALDMRRGQAENDVFERLAADPSLGLSRADLDALVSDPITFTGAAVDQVREVVRRVEAVVARHPDAAAYTPGAIL, encoded by the coding sequence ATGACCGTCCCCAACGTCCTGGCCACCCGCTACGCCGCGGCCGACCTCGCCGCGATCTGGTCCCCGGAGCACAAGATCGTGCTCGAGCGCCGGCTCTGGATCGCCGTCCTCGAGGCCCAGCGCGACCTCGGCGTCGCCGTCCCCGACGGCGTCGTCGAGGCCTACGAGGCGGTCGTCGACCAGGTCGACCTGGCCTCGATCGCCGCGCGCGAGCGGATCACCCGGCACGACGTGAAGGCGCGCATCGAGGAGTTCTGCGCGCTCGCCGGTCACGAGCACATCCACAAGGGCATGACCTCGCGCGACCTCACCGAGAACGTCGAGCAGCTCCAGGTGCTCTCGTCCCTCCGGCTGGTGCGCGACCGCGCGGTCGCGGCCCTCGCCCGCCTCGCGCGGCTCGCCGCCGAGCACCAGGCGACCGTGATGGCCGGCCGCTCGCACAACGTCGCCGCACAGGCGACCACCCTCGGCAAGCGCTTCGCCACCGTCGCCGACGAGATGCTCGTCGCCGTGCAGCGCCTGGAGGAGCTGGCCGCGCGCTACCCGCTGCGCGGCATCAAGGGCCCGGTCGGCACCTCCCAGGACATGCTCGACCTGCTCGACGGCGACACCACCCGGCTGGCCGAGCTCGAGCAGCGGGTGGCGGCCCACCTCGGCTTCGAGCAGGTGCTCACCAGCGTCGGCCAGGTCTACCCCCGCTCGCTGGACTTCGAGGTCGTCTCCGCGCTGGTCCAGCTGGTCGCGGGCCCGTCCAACCTCGCCACCACGATCCGTCTCATGGCCGGCATCGAGCTGGTCACCGAGGGGTTCAAGGAGGGGCAGGTCGGCTCCTCCGCGATGCCCCACAAGATGAACACCCGGTCCTGCGAGCGGGTCAACGGCCTCGCGGTCATCCTGCGCGGGCACCTCTCGATGGTCGGCGAGCTCGCCGGCGACCAGTGGAACGAGGGTGACGTCTCGTGCTCCGTCGTACGCCGGGTGGCGCTGCCGGACGCGTTCTTCGCCACCGACGGGCTGTTCCAGACCTTCCTCACCGTGCTCGACGAGTTCGGGGCGTTCCCCGCGGTGATCCAGCGCGAGCTGGACCGCTACCTGCCGTTCCTGGCCACCACCAAGGTGCTCATGGCCGCGGTGCGTGCCGGGGTCGGCCGCGAGACCGCCCACGAGGCGATCAAGAAGGCGGCCGTCGGGGTCGCCCTCGACATGCGCCGCGGCCAGGCCGAGAACGACGTGTTCGAGCGGCTGGCCGCCGACCCGTCGCTCGGGCTCTCCCGCGCGGACCTCGACGCGCTCGTCTCCGACCCGATCACCTTCACCGGCGCGGCCGTCGACCAGGTCCGCGAGGTCGTGCGTCGCGTGGAGGCGGTCGTCGCCCGCCACCCCGACGCGGCGGCGTACACCCCCGGCGCGATCCTCTAG
- the thpR gene encoding RNA 2',3'-cyclic phosphodiesterase — protein MPHRMFVAVVPPEDVVEELEDFLAPRREAGDFRWTVAASWHVTLAFLGRVPEPTLDDLEERLDRAARRRAPFTLRLGGGGAFPDVAHAKLVYADVRGEEQDREELRRLATGARAAAARAGAPPDGARFRPHVTLARTRRPADVVRWVRLLEGWASRPFLVEEAVLVESFLGEGPRGRPRYEVRSTHPLGRTGG, from the coding sequence GTGCCCCACCGGATGTTCGTGGCCGTCGTCCCTCCCGAGGACGTGGTCGAGGAGCTCGAGGACTTCCTCGCGCCGCGCCGGGAGGCCGGTGACTTCCGCTGGACGGTGGCCGCGTCGTGGCACGTCACGCTGGCCTTCCTCGGCCGCGTGCCCGAGCCCACCCTGGACGACCTGGAGGAGCGGCTCGACCGGGCCGCGCGCCGACGCGCCCCCTTCACGCTGCGGCTCGGCGGGGGTGGGGCGTTCCCGGATGTCGCCCACGCCAAGCTGGTGTACGCCGACGTGCGCGGCGAGGAGCAGGACCGCGAGGAGCTGCGGCGCCTGGCGACCGGCGCCCGCGCCGCTGCCGCCCGGGCAGGGGCGCCACCCGACGGCGCGCGCTTCCGCCCGCACGTGACCCTGGCGCGCACCCGGCGCCCGGCCGACGTCGTCCGCTGGGTCCGCCTGCTCGAGGGGTGGGCCTCGCGTCCCTTCCTGGTCGAGGAGGCGGTGCTGGTCGAGTCGTTCCTCGGGGAGGGGCCGCGGGGACGGCCGCGCTACGAGGTCCGGTCGACCCACCCGTTGGGGCGAACCGGCGGCTGA
- a CDS encoding ACT domain-containing protein, whose translation MPYLLRVSLPDVPGSLGRVATAIGEAGGDIEAIEIVEHREDGTAVDDVLLEVAPGTMPDSVVSACNTLDGVTVLWISRYAAGGNVFLDLEVVEQLTQNPPTAYDDLVDLLPVAFRADWATRLSVTGGGVKQVHSTSAAPDLGDEQARWLPLRRAARLEVDPDWSMLTGNVVAGAPLGEDGLVVIGRRGGPDILDSEVARLAHLVGLAQTISASDGG comes from the coding sequence GTGCCCTACCTGCTGCGCGTCTCGCTGCCCGACGTGCCCGGGAGCCTGGGTCGCGTCGCCACCGCCATCGGTGAGGCCGGTGGTGACATCGAGGCGATCGAGATCGTCGAGCACCGTGAGGACGGCACCGCCGTCGACGACGTGCTGCTCGAGGTCGCGCCCGGCACGATGCCCGACTCGGTGGTGTCGGCCTGCAACACCCTCGACGGCGTGACCGTCCTGTGGATCTCCCGCTACGCCGCCGGCGGCAACGTGTTCCTCGACCTCGAGGTGGTCGAGCAGCTCACGCAGAACCCACCCACGGCGTACGACGACCTGGTCGACCTGCTGCCCGTCGCGTTCCGCGCCGACTGGGCCACCCGGCTGAGCGTCACCGGTGGAGGGGTCAAGCAGGTGCACTCGACCTCGGCGGCCCCCGACCTGGGCGACGAGCAGGCGCGCTGGCTCCCGCTCAGGCGTGCCGCGCGGCTCGAGGTGGACCCCGACTGGAGCATGCTGACCGGCAACGTGGTCGCCGGCGCCCCGCTGGGGGAGGACGGCCTGGTCGTGATCGGCCGCCGCGGCGGACCCGACATCCTCGACTCGGAGGTCGCCCGGCTCGCCCACCTGGTCGGGCTCGCCCAGACCATCTCGGCCTCCGACGGCGGCTGA
- a CDS encoding PAS domain S-box protein, producing the protein MSHKRLALVVDDDPDIALVCTLHLEGAGFEVIEAGNGQLALDLAAVKHPHVIVLDYMLPDLDGVEVLRRLKAEPATAAIPVLMLTARTHKKDQAAAWEAGAHDFMVKPFDGKEFVEAVSRAAEEGEGDTAQRRDEAIGQIVDARRAVDATLAAVVREATDAVICKDLDGTITFWNHGAEELYGWTAEEAVGQSIRMVAAPETVEEIDEILDRLSAGERVTLHETTRLHRDGRRLHISLSVTPIHDDLGRVVGGAAIARDVTDRVRRETRYEGLIEAAPDAMILLNEQGEIEMVNQQAELMFGYDRFRLLGRKVEMLVPERFRGQHPVFRRQYAENPRTRSMGAGLDLYALRSDGSEFPVEISLSPLEEREHGRTYAAAIRDVTERRTTEARFRGLLDAAPDAMVAVDQAGLITLVNRQAEKLFGYAREELLGEPVELLVPLGSRGAHPVLREGYLRGGGGHRTFGLRPELSARRKDGTAFPAEISLSSLQTPEGVIVCAAIRDITARKLADNRFRGVIESAPDAMVIVSDTGAIELVNGQVMRLFGYEREELIGQPIEVLMPLRYRGRHPEHRRRFVRSPRLRPMGANLQLSALRKDGTEFPVEISLSPIEADGTVSVCATIRDVTARRQIEQSQRLAAEREREASARLREVDRLRTDFLATVSHELRTPLTAIKGFAEWLVGSWDVTEESRKRDMVQRIHHAGGRLDFLIQDLLDFSRLERGKLKVELETQVLGELLEEALRNTATALEDHHVDNRVDADLEVVVDRSAFLRVLENLLTNAAKFSPRGSAIHLDVDVAPETVVLSVRDEGVGIPEEEHEKVFDRFYRSPATATSAPGTGIGLAIVKHFVEAQGGSVELRSGPDEGCDFRVTIRRVLPGS; encoded by the coding sequence GTGTCGCACAAGCGCCTGGCACTCGTGGTCGACGACGACCCGGACATCGCCCTGGTGTGCACGCTGCACCTGGAGGGCGCCGGCTTCGAGGTGATCGAGGCGGGCAACGGCCAACTCGCGCTCGACCTGGCCGCGGTCAAGCACCCCCACGTCATCGTCCTGGACTACATGCTCCCCGACCTCGACGGCGTCGAGGTGCTGCGGCGGCTCAAGGCCGAGCCCGCCACGGCCGCGATCCCGGTGCTCATGCTGACCGCGCGGACGCACAAGAAGGACCAGGCCGCCGCCTGGGAGGCGGGCGCCCACGACTTCATGGTCAAGCCGTTCGACGGCAAGGAGTTCGTCGAGGCGGTCAGCCGGGCGGCCGAGGAGGGCGAGGGGGACACCGCGCAGCGCCGCGACGAGGCGATCGGCCAGATCGTCGACGCCCGGCGAGCCGTCGACGCGACCCTTGCCGCGGTCGTCCGCGAGGCCACCGACGCGGTCATCTGCAAGGACCTCGACGGCACGATCACGTTCTGGAACCACGGTGCCGAGGAGCTCTACGGCTGGACCGCCGAGGAGGCGGTCGGCCAGTCGATCCGCATGGTCGCGGCCCCCGAGACCGTGGAGGAGATCGACGAGATCCTCGACCGTCTCTCCGCGGGCGAGCGGGTGACCCTCCACGAGACCACCCGGCTCCACCGCGACGGTCGTCGGCTCCACATCTCGCTCTCGGTGACGCCCATCCACGACGACCTCGGGCGGGTGGTCGGCGGAGCCGCGATCGCGCGCGACGTCACCGACCGGGTGCGGCGCGAGACCCGCTACGAGGGCCTCATCGAGGCCGCGCCCGACGCGATGATCCTGCTCAACGAGCAGGGCGAGATCGAGATGGTCAACCAGCAGGCCGAGCTGATGTTCGGCTACGACCGCTTCCGGCTGCTCGGCCGCAAGGTCGAGATGCTCGTGCCGGAGCGGTTCCGTGGCCAGCACCCGGTGTTCCGCCGGCAGTACGCCGAGAACCCCCGCACCCGCTCGATGGGCGCCGGCCTCGACCTCTACGCGCTGCGCTCCGACGGCTCGGAGTTCCCGGTCGAGATCTCCCTGAGCCCGCTCGAGGAGCGGGAGCACGGCCGCACCTACGCCGCGGCGATCCGCGACGTCACCGAGCGTCGTACGACGGAGGCGCGGTTTCGCGGCCTGCTCGACGCGGCGCCGGACGCCATGGTCGCCGTCGACCAGGCCGGGCTCATCACCCTGGTCAACCGGCAGGCCGAGAAGCTGTTCGGCTACGCCCGCGAGGAGCTCCTCGGCGAGCCGGTCGAGCTGCTGGTGCCCCTGGGGTCACGAGGCGCCCACCCGGTGCTGCGGGAGGGCTACCTGCGCGGCGGCGGCGGCCACCGCACGTTCGGGCTGCGTCCCGAGCTCTCGGCGCGCCGCAAGGACGGGACGGCGTTCCCCGCCGAGATCTCGCTGTCGAGCCTCCAGACCCCGGAGGGCGTGATCGTGTGCGCCGCGATCCGCGACATCACCGCCCGCAAGCTCGCCGACAACCGCTTCCGCGGGGTCATCGAGTCGGCCCCCGACGCGATGGTGATCGTCTCCGACACCGGCGCGATCGAGCTGGTCAACGGGCAGGTCATGCGGCTGTTCGGCTACGAGCGCGAGGAGCTGATCGGGCAGCCGATCGAGGTGCTCATGCCGCTGCGCTACCGCGGTCGTCACCCCGAGCACCGCCGCCGCTTCGTGCGCAGTCCCCGGCTGCGCCCGATGGGGGCCAACCTCCAGCTGTCCGCGCTGCGCAAGGACGGCACCGAGTTCCCCGTCGAGATCTCGCTGAGCCCGATCGAGGCCGACGGCACGGTGAGCGTGTGCGCGACGATCCGCGACGTCACCGCGCGCCGGCAGATCGAGCAGAGCCAGCGCCTGGCCGCCGAGCGGGAGCGGGAGGCGTCCGCGCGGCTGCGCGAGGTCGACCGGCTGCGCACCGACTTCCTCGCCACCGTCTCCCACGAGCTGCGCACGCCGCTCACCGCGATCAAGGGGTTCGCAGAGTGGCTGGTCGGCTCCTGGGACGTCACCGAGGAGTCGCGCAAGCGCGACATGGTCCAGCGCATCCACCACGCCGGCGGTCGCCTCGACTTCCTCATCCAGGACCTCCTCGACTTCTCGCGGCTCGAGCGCGGCAAGCTCAAGGTCGAGCTGGAGACCCAGGTGCTCGGCGAGCTGCTCGAGGAGGCGCTGCGCAACACCGCGACCGCCCTGGAGGACCACCACGTCGACAACCGGGTCGACGCGGACCTCGAGGTGGTCGTCGATCGCAGCGCGTTCCTGCGCGTGCTGGAGAACCTCCTCACCAACGCCGCGAAGTTCTCCCCCCGGGGCTCGGCGATCCACCTCGACGTGGACGTCGCGCCGGAGACGGTGGTCCTCTCGGTGCGCGACGAGGGGGTGGGCATCCCCGAGGAGGAGCACGAGAAGGTCTTCGACCGCTTCTACCGCAGCCCCGCGACCGCCACCAGCGCGCCGGGCACGGGCATCGGGCTGGCGATCGTCAAGCACTTCGTCGAGGCGCAGGGCGGCAGCGTCGAGCTGCGCTCCGGCCCCGACGAGGGCTGCGACTTCCGGGTGACCATCCGCCGCGTCCTGCCGGGCTCGTGA